The Elgaria multicarinata webbii isolate HBS135686 ecotype San Diego chromosome 1, rElgMul1.1.pri, whole genome shotgun sequence genome has a window encoding:
- the LOC134404456 gene encoding complement factor H-related protein 2-like, with translation MKRSLIYIISFLLWTFCSTQNDHGQQCSRAPPLENGDILETPLKSYISGATVTYKCQNLYIMRGPTEVRCDNGIWTETPVCLEPCTAAEADMKLNKIKLKWADSKKLYVRSGEVVEFTCVFGFQPDATSLPFRQQCIEGRLEYPKCIANSIHDCPVTEEDLDPNNIKFKWTSSQTLNLRSGQEVEFACKSGYESDPSSPPFRQRCVEGKLDYPRCLQAHRN, from the exons ATGAAGCGATCACTGATCTATATCATCTCATTTCTCCTATGGACATTCTGTTCTACCCAAAATG ATCATGGACAACAGTGTAGTCGTGCACCTCCTCTTGAAAATGGAGACATTCTGGAGACACCCTTGAAAAGTTATATATCAGGTGCGACCGTGACATACAAATGCCAAAACCTTTACATAATGAGAGGACCTACAGAAGTCCGTTGTGACAATGGAATTTGGACAGAAACACCAGTGTGCCTAG AGCCTTGtacagcagctgaagcagatatgAAGCTTAACAAGATCAAGTTGAAGTGGGCCGATAGCAAAAAATTATATGTACGTTCTGGAGAAGTGGTGGAGTTCACCTGTGTGTTTGGCTTCCAACCAGATGCAACTTCCCTTCCTTTCAGACAACAGTGCATTGAAGGCAGGCTGGAATATCCAAAATGTATAGCG AACTCTATTCATGACTGTCCAGTAACTGAAGAAGATCTGGATCCTAACAATATCAAGTTCAAATGGACCAGTAGCCAAACATTAAATTTAAGATCTGGACAAGAGGTGGAATTTGCCTGTAAATCCGGCTATGAGTCAGATCCATCCTCCCCTCCATTCAGACAACGTTGTGTCGAAGGCAAGCTGGATTATCCAAGATGTTTACAG GCACATCGTAATTAA